A window of Macrotis lagotis isolate mMagLag1 chromosome 1, bilby.v1.9.chrom.fasta, whole genome shotgun sequence genomic DNA:
TTTTAGTGGTAGTCAGTCTTAGGCAAAATGAGGAAGTCAAAAGTTCTGAGGTTTTCTCACTTCAGTTTACCCCCAATTCCATCATTCTAGTATCCCATCTTAGCTAGCTAGTTCTATCCCCTCCACTAAAAGTTGCCTTTTGTTGTTCTTAAATATTATCAGCATACTTTAAGCTGTTAGTTAAGCAGACATTCCCTAAAGAGGTATGGgcactttgataaaaaaaaactccagtTAATTGAAGGATTGAAAGAAATATCTTCTTCTCCTATTCCTTTTTAGCAGAAACACTAGAGATAGGTTAGATTCTCCAACTACTTGCCAAAAGGGTTTCCAAATGCTCATATTACTTTGGATTGCAAAggtgtgaaaaaaaaattaagaatgataTCACATTTTAGAAGAGCTACTGGCCCTAATCTAATGATGTACTTGCAGTCTAAAATACTTAAAGTTCTAGGCTTTATGTTATATCAAATTACTTCCCTATTTCATTCTTATTTAAAATGCTTGAAattctttatatagtttatttaaaataaggGATCACTGAAAGCTACTCTCAAAAGTATTATTAATCTACTTTATTTCTAAGAGGTAGTTATAATGTTAAATTGGCAGTATTTGGcattcttaaaattttaagaGTAATTTTTTAGATCTAAAAAGTAATCAGTGCCCCAGTATGCATGCCTTTTCCCAATAATTATTCAATAACTCTCAACACTTTTCATTACTAAATGAagaacattatattttaaaatagcctGACAAATATACTTATTGATGTCCACTTTCAACTGTCAACTAGTCCAAATTTGGCAATGTGGTTGAGATGAAGCAACAGTCTGCAGGTTTCCCACAAaataaaagctgaatttgaagtcaaatgGAAACATTACTTCTATGTCTCATATACTctacacataaatgtatatttgaTATTAGTATTTGGAGAGCATTCTCTTAAGGGAAGgcactcaattctttttttgcctcaagtattttataaagaacttaaaacacttaaaacaaaaaaaagtttttatgagACTTTGGGAGAAGAACGTCTTCAATACATAAGGTTctataaatatgataaattagCTGCACATTGTTGGGGACGATGTAAGAATGTCACTAGTTCTCCATATCAAGGAACATataaaggaaaattccattttgtAACCAAAGAAATCCTCAGGGACCATCGAAGTTCTGTAGGAATGAGAAAACCTGCTGATGCAAATCAATTCCCAGGACtcctctttgggaaaaaaaaggccATTTCTTGAGTCTTCATCCTCAATAATGTCAGTAACTCATCACACAGTTAAGAGTCACCACAGAGGCTATGTCACTGGATATGTTAGCATGAATAAACAAAGGTTTCTGGCAGGCTCCACGGAtgactaattttaaaattacaacttaaattactaaaaacaaaaactaaaataactcAGAATGATAGCTGGTAGAAAGCAAGAATATTTAATATTCAGTGTTCAAGGATATGCACACTAGCAAATACACTCTCAAGACTTGATAAGCACTAATTCATAActcattattaaacatttactccAGAATTATAACCCAGGAGCACAAAGTTTACTCTGTAGACAATACTGTTCAAAATGCTCAAGAGGCAtttatttggtctttttttttaacatatggcAAAATGATTTGtcagaaatatatttattcagggaaacaaagatgtcaaaaaattttgaaataatttccaaCAAGTTATAGATAATTAGTATCCACATCCACAAAGATTTCTTAAGTGTggtttcataattaaaaaaaaaatgaattttccacaAATTCTATCAAGTTAGTCAATATACTTAATTACTTTGATTTCCCTTAGTAcaacaaatgaaaaatacatatgaataattttaaagtttatgaTATCATCTCTATTTATTCCAAGTGTATATCCAGGTCCAAGAGTCGAGTCTTCTTTTGAGTTGTCTGAATCTCTTTCTGTGAAATGTCCCAAGAGCACTGAAACCAGAattttttatgtgtgtatatgcatacatacacatatactgtatacacatacatacatacatacacacatactctgGAAAGTAGAGAGCCGTCTCAATGTCCATCAAAAATTCAATGGTAAGACTGTAAGAAAAAAAAGTGGGGAAGTGTCAAATTCTAGATTTTGTTCAAATTAGTATTCTCAGTAATACCATTTTGGGTGGTTCAAAAAAGTACGGGAATGGATTTGTTTTTTGacaattaagaaaatgaataacaTACCAAagctattcagaaaaaaaacaatgacaGGGATTTTACTTTCTTTTGGGTATGGTAGACTATTTCCCAAGGACTAAATTCTCTAGTGAGAAAAACACTACTGTGTGTGCATATAAAACATTCCCCGTATGAAGTCAATGAAAGGCAGTTTGGTGGGTTTGATGGCCAGGACCGTCTGTCACCTTGAAGTAAGGAAAATATGGGCTCCTCATCTCACACAAATAGCTTTATGACAaaggataagtcacttagcctctagGTGTCAATTGATAAGGAACTGAGTACAATTCCAAATAAAATTTCATCATCTACAGAAACCAGCACCTCTCTGAATTctaatgctttccctcttttcattatttcctatctAACCTGTAAATAGCTTGTTTGTATGTATTTCCTAGTCAGATTGTGAGCTCACTGAGAGCAAgtactgtcttttacctctttataTCCTCTCAGCTCTTAGAATAGTGCCTGGCATAtggtaggcaattaataaatgtttattgactgacagatgaaatcacaaatttggGCTTTACCTTCTTCCTGCCTCCAATGAAGCCCATGAGATTCAAAAGTTAAAACTATAGAGATGAGGCTATTTTAGCCTTGCTTCTGGCTAAAtgcttttaataaaaattatttagatagttcaaaagttcattttccttttagtgAAACTACTAACAAAGAAAAGTAACACTTGCCCCAAGAGTTGGGTGTTTTAGACATGGAACCCTCACCTCCCTCTCCCAGTTCTGTAGTAGAGGGGAAATGATTCCAATCATAATATTGTCCCTCCTGCCTCTTCTCTCCCGATCCCAGTCTCACAAATATATCTAGAAGTCCTTAATAATGCCCACCTAAATATTTCATCAACAGCTGAAGAGAAAGTAATCTTTTAATTACCATGAAATATTAAGTTAAATACTCACATGGTGACCACCAGGCATTGGTGGAGCACCAGTAGGTCCAGAAGGCACTTGAAAAGGATTATTAGGAGTAAGATAGAGTCCTGGTGCAGGATATGATCCCATAGGTGCAGGGAATGGAGCTGGTGCTGGTGGTCCCCATGCTCCAGGTGGGACAGCTCCCCATGGAATAGGTGGTGCTGTCGTTGGTGCTTGGGGAGGAGTAGGATATGGCCCTGCAGATGGATATGGCATATTAGGTGTAGGATACTGCCCTCCCATTCCTGGTGTCCATGGTCCAGAAGACATGGATCCCCATGGCCCTAGGGGACCAGCTGTAGCTGGATCTGTAGGTGTACCATAAGGTCTTGGAAGCTCTGGAAAAGGCATATTTGGTGTAGGATATGGCCCTGTAGGGCCAGGACCTGGCACAGATGGAGTTGGATAAGGACCACCAGGTGGAGGACAAGATGGTCCAGAGGGAGGAAAGGGTGCGGGTGGTCCAGGGGGTGGTCCAGCAGGCACTGAGGGATATATTCCTGTGGGCGAAGGTCCAAAAGGCACACTGGAAGGTGATGCACTTGGTGGAAGTCCAGATGGCACAGAAGGTGGAGCACTTGGGTTATTCCAAGGATTGGAACCTGGCCAGCCCTGTGGTGGTTGACCAGGTTTTGTACCGCTCACAGAGGAATTTTTGGCAGGTGAATGTTCTGGTAGAGCATCTGCCAACTAGAAAACAAAGCAGAAATGTTTTTGCTATCTTTCTCAATAGAGATGACATCCCAATAGATAAATGCAATGATGAAAAAATCCCATCTACTAAAATTTTGTGTCTTCTAAAGCTATTTTATAGCTTTAGGAGCTATTTAGCTTAATGCAAgcagaattgttttaaaaaaatacaacccaCTACCATCATCccattaaaaatcaaaacaggTACTTTTTCAAGTAAAAATTTCCCACAGAAACTTTAATAGAtctatttaataaaatggaagaataaaatatctttttgaaaATGCTTCTATGGTTCCAGTCATGTTTGTGTTCATTTTTTAAGGAAGTTTGATTATTCATTAAAATgatacaaaagataaataaattaacttaCTGAAAATTCATCAGACAttttcctgaaaaagaaaaaaagaaaaatatttcagggATAATTCTTAGATAAGAAGTAGAACATTTATCAGAGAtcagttttatttcataaatgactTGCTTATTTTAAGTTCATGTCCTTAAAATTTCAAGATAAGGTCTTTAAAAGTATGAAAATGAAACCTATTAAATTATAAACATTATAATTTGTATATTATTTCAAAACAACCAAGATGGTCTCCTTTGTAAAATCTTACAAAGGAGACTATCTTTATGGATTAGACAGTTGAGAGAGTTGGAAGGATGTGTAGAGGCTCTTCACTGTTGAGGTTGGTTGAAATGGCTTAGaaatttccttcaaattcaaaatgATCTTGTAATAGCTTATGTTTATCTAAGTATATTTACCTAATCATTCAAATTTCAAGgtattttttacattaaaataaatgaataaaatcattcACAACCGATAAGACTTCCAGTAAAGACAACAAACTGAACAAGAGCAGAATCATCCAGGGCCCATTTAAATACTACAGAAAGATTTTTTATTAAGAGTAATATGCCTCAAAATGATCAAGAAATGCAGTGAAAAACTATTTGTATACCCATCAAATCCATGTTTGCAGCAGGGGTCAGCCAGAAGAAgcaaagggaataagcatttatcaagtgcctttTCCATGCCacatttataaatatctcatttgctaTTCACAATAACCCAGTGAGACAGAAACTGTTAGAAAAGGAacacaggggaggctaggtggcatagtggataaagcacaggtcctggaggtcctggagtcaggagtaccggggttcaaatccactggtctcagacacttaataattagctagctgtatggccttgggcaagccacttaaccccgtttgccttgcaaaaacctttaaaaaaaaaaaggaacacagaAAACTTGGGGTGAAAGCAGTGCTTGGAAGTTTTCTACTAGAGAACACAACTTTATGAGGACACCTGTATAGTTTGCTGCACTGAGTATCAAGAAGTCAAAAAAATGAAGTCTCTAATGAGAAAGTCCTAACAGTCTGATACTCTGATGTGGAGACAGCGTAGTTTAGTGAGGTGGAAGGTGGAGAGTAGCTGTACTATCCTAGGGATGGACAAAATTTCAGGGAGTTGACCTGAGCCATGGAGAATCTGGAACAATTTGCCAGTACCCTGTGAGCTGTAGAACTCTGAGCCCAGAATCTAGTGGAAGAAATCTAGTGACAGAAATTCAGGTAATACAGATCAGTTTAATATTAGGTAACACAGATGAAGTTTAAGAGCTATCATTTTACAAACTGGACCCCAAAATCCTATCCAAAGGTTCAGGAGCATATGGTATCTTACCCCAATCTTACTCCAATTCAGGAAGGATGGAAATAGCAGTCAAAGAAATGTTTATAATTCTAAGACAAAAattcaggagaaaagaaaaactttattaaCTACAAGGAAGGTCTCAgataaaagaatggaagaaaggaaatgagatttaagtaaataaat
This region includes:
- the MAPK1IP1L gene encoding MAPK-interacting and spindle-stabilizing protein-like — translated: MSDEFSLADALPEHSPAKNSSVSGTKPGQPPQGWPGSNPWNNPSAPPSVPSGLPPSASPSSVPFGPSPTGIYPSVPAGPPPGPPAPFPPSGPSCPPPGGPYPTPSVPGPGPTGPYPTPNMPFPELPRPYGTPTDPATAGPLGPWGSMSSGPWTPGMGGQYPTPNMPYPSAGPYPTPPQAPTTAPPIPWGAVPPGAWGPPAPAPFPAPMGSYPAPGLYLTPNNPFQVPSGPTGAPPMPGGHHSYH